In Acidisarcina polymorpha, the DNA window TTTCGCGAGCATGTATTGATCGAGCGGCTGGAGCTCTTCGAAGGCCAGCGAATCCTTGGCGGGATCGAAGCCGTGCAGGTTCCCGAGCAGGAAGCGGAAGGTGTTGCGCAGCTTGCGGTAGATCTCTTCGGCAAGGCGCTTCATCAGGGGGACGCTGGCGACGACGTCTTCGCGATAATCGACCGAAGCTACCCAGAGACGGATGATCTCCGCGCCGAGTTGGTCGGCGACTTCGCTCGGATAGATGTAGTTGCCGAGCGATTTCGACAAGGCGCGGCCTTGTTCGTCGAGCGTCCAGCCGGGGGTAGTGACCATCTTGTAAGGCGCGGCCTGCTTGAGCGCGACCGAGTTGAGCAGCGACGACATGAACCATCCGCGATATTGGTCGTTGCCTTCGAGATAGAGATCGGCGGGCTGCTGACTCTCGGGCAGCACGGCGTTCCAGCTGCATCCTGACTCGAACCAGACGTCGACGATATCCATCTCTTTGACGAATTCCTCAGCGCCGCAGCTCGCGCACGTTGTGCCTGGAGGAACGAGTTCGCTGGCTTCGTGGGTGTACCAGGCGTCGGCTCCTTCGCGCTCAAAAAGCGCCACTATTTGGCGATTTAAGGCGCGATTTTCGACGATTTTTGCGCATTTTTTGCACGCTAGAACGGCAATTGGGACGCCCCAGATGCGCTGCCGGGAGATGCACCAGTCGGGGCGGCTTTGGACCATGTTCGAAATGCGTTCCTTGCCCCAGGCGGGGTCCCATTTCACTTTGTCGATTTCGGCCAGGGCGAATTGGCGGAAGGTGGCCGGCAACGGGGAATCGAGATCCTTCGCTTCGCTCAGGATGACAGTTTTCTGCTGGTCGACGTTCCGTTGCGGCATCGGAGTGTCCATGTTGATGAACCACTGCTCGGTGGCGCGAAAGATGATGGGATTGTGGCAGCGCCAGCAATGCGGGTAGGAGTGATAGATGTCCGACCGGCCCATGAGCGCGCCTCGCGACCTGACCAGCTCGATGATGGGGGCGTTGGCGGCGAAGACCCTGAGGCCGTCATATTCCGGCAGCCCGTCGAAGATGCGCCCGGCATCGTCAACCTTGGTTGACTGGTCGAGGCCGTAGCGGCCGCCGGTATAGAAATCGTCGGCGCCATGGGCGGGCGCGGTATGGACGGCGCCGGTTCCCTGCTCGGTGGTGACGTAGTCGGCGTTGACGCCAAGGATCTCGCGGTCGAGGAAGGGATGCTGGAAGACGGTCCGATCGAGCTTCGTTCCCTTGAAGCGGGCGATCTCGGTGGCCAGGGGAAGGTTGCAGGCTTCGCGAGTAGCAGCGGCAAGGGCCTCGGCGACGATGTAGACCTGCCCGTCGAATTCGAGCGCCACGTAGTCCAGTTCTGGATGAAAGGCGACGGCGAGCGAGGCGGGGAGGGTCCACGGGGTCGTGGTCCAGATGATGGTATTGACGGATTTTCCAGCTAAAGCCGCGTCGATCGCTGCCGGGTCGCTTTTGAGCCCATAGCGCACGTAGATGCTAGGGCTGGTGTGCATCTCGTACTCGACCTCGGCCTCGGCGAGGGCGGTGCGGTCGTGGATGCACCAGTAGACCGGCTTCAATCCCTTATAAACAAAGCCCTGCTCGAAGAATTCGAAGAAGGTCTCGGCGATCTTGGCCTCGTATTCCTTGGACATGGTCAAGTAAGGCCGATCGAACTGGCCGAAGACGGCGAGGCGCTGGAACTGTTCGCTTTGCAGGTCGACGTATGTCTGGGCGTATTCACGGCAGGCGCGGCGGACCTCGATGGGCGGCATCTCGAGCTTCTTGCGGCCGAGCTGTTCGTCGACTTTGATCTCGATGGGCAGACCGTGGCAATCCCAGCCGGGAACGTAAGGGGCATCGTAGCCGGCCATGGTCTTCGATTTCACGACGAAATCTTTGAGGATCTTGTTCAAGGCGTGGCCGAGATGGATCGCTCCGTTGGCATAGGGCGGCCCGTCGTGGAGGATGTACTGGCCTTTGCTCGAAGCCTTGCGGGCGGCGCGGATTTGTTGGTAGAGGTCCGATTCCTTCCACGCCTCAAGCCGCTTGGGCTCGTTCTGCGGGAGGTTGGCCTTCATGGGGAAATCGGTCTTGGGGAGGGTAAGGGTCGCCTTGAGCTCTGGCGGCGGTGCGGACATTCTATCTCCTAGCTTCAACCACAAACAGCTTCCGGCGGGACATGCAAAAAGCAGTGAAATCCGGTGGAAGCGTCAACATCTATTGTATCTTTGAGTAGCGTTCCTCAAACGCCCGTGACTTCTGGCGGATTGAGGCGTCTATTAGTGCAAGGCAAAGACCGTCCAGAAGATTGGGCTCGAGAGTCTGCCATTTGCATCCCACTTTGAGGTCGCAGATAATGTTCGACGTTGCGTATTCGTTAAGGAATGCGCCGTTTTTGAACGAGTGGATGAACATTTTCGGGCAACGGTATACAGACAATACGGACAGCGGTCGTCCATAATGGAGTGATGCGCGGAGGGCACCGAGGCATCTAGCCTTTCCCCGCCATATCTGTAGATGAGCCATCAGCTTTTGACACCTCCGGAACTCGATCCCCTTCAATCCGGTAACCGAGGACTGTCCGCCGGCGAGGATGAACCCCATCTGCTCGTCGAAGCGGAAGGTTCGATGTGGGCCTCGCTGATTGCGAACCTGCGCGACGTTTTTTCCCCGGTCAAGCAGCCGCCGCTGCAGCTTACCTCGAAACCGATCGAAGACAACCTGATTGTTCGCGAAGAACCGATCTGGAAGACACTCGGCGCGAGCGTACAGGACCTTTTCTTCCCGCGAAAGCTTCCACCGCTTCAACTTACCTCGCAACCGGTTGCGGTCATCGACCCGATGGCCGGGCAACGGCGGATCGGGCCGGGGATCGCGGCCATTATCCTGGTAGTCGGTTCGACGGTGGCGTTACTGTTATGGGTCAACGTCAAAGTCCGAGCGCTGCCTCCCAAGGCGGTGACCAGTGAGGTTGTGGATCTGAAGCCATATACGCCGATTGCGCCTCCAAAGATGGATCGGATGGGCGGCGGCGGTGGCGGCGGCGATCGCGACCTGGTGCAAGTCTCCAAGGGCAAGCTGCCAAAACTGGCTAAAGAGCAAATCACGCCTCCGCAGATTATTCGCAATGATCATCCCAAGCTTGCGGTTGAGCCGACGATCGTTATGCCGGAGAATGTGCCGCTACCGAATGCCAATATGCCGAATCTGGGCTTGCCGACTTCAACCCAGGTGCAATTGGCTTCGAATGGCACGGGAAGCGGCGCCGGCATGGGAAGCGGCAAAAACGGTGGACTGGGCTCGGGGACGGGCGGCGGCTATGGGCCGGGTTCGGGGGGCGGCACCGGTGGCGGCGTCTATCACGTCGGTGGCGGGGTCTCGCCTCCGACGGTGCTCTCTTCGGTCGATCCTGAATATTCCGATGAGGCGCGGCGCGCCAAGTACACCGGTATCGTCGTGGTCTCGCTGATCGTCGACCCTCAGGGCAATCCGCAGCATGTGCGGGTGGTGCGGGCGTTGGGCATGGGGCTGGATGAGAAAGCGGTCGAGGCCGTCCGGCAGTACAAGTTCAAGCCGGCGATGTTCCAGGGCAAGGCGGTTCCGGTCGAAGTGAATATTGAGGTGAACTTCCAGATTTATTGATCTTGGACTTGCCCGTCGTATTCGCGGGTGGAGTTGGGCGTGTGTTCGTCCGCCTGCAATGGCTATCCCATTCAAGCCGATGCGGCTTAATGGGACACCTTCAACTCTAGCCGCTTGGCTTGAATGGGCGTACGCACCCGCTCGGGTGCTTTGGCTGGATTTTCTTTACAGGGGATGGAAGGCCGGGTTAGAGTTTCGGGGCGGTGCCTGGTTCGCCCGGACACGCTGCCAACCCCAAGGAGAAATTCTGATGCCGTTCCGCTCTCTGGCGCGCGCCATTGCCATGTTGTCCCTAGCTGCTTTCGGTAGTTTGGCAGCCCATGCCTATGATTCGATTGTCGTTTTCGGCGACAGTTATAACGATGTTGGGAACATCTATGCGGCCTCTACGGCGCTCCACAACCCGTATCCTCCGGCGCCTTACTATAAGGGCCGCTTTTCGAATGGGCCGATCTGGGTCGAACACATTGCCAGCGATTGGGGCTTGCCGATTACGCCCTCTCTGCTGGGGGGAACAGACTTCGCCTTTGGCGGAGCGGAGTTGCTGAAACCAGTGGTCGTCGAAGGCTTGCCGATCCCGAGTGTTCCGATGCAGGTCGATGCTTACCTGGCTTTGAACCACGGCAAGGCGGATCCGAACGCGCTTTATGTGCTCGAGGGCGGGGGTAATGACATCCTGAACGCGACGGAGTTCGATCCCGGCAAGCTGGGATGCGCGATCGCGACCGGAATCTATGAACTCGAAAAGAAACTGCGCGGGGCGGGGGCGAAGAATTTCCTGGTTCCCGACATGATCAATGTAGGACAGCTTCCGGCGGCGGGTGCGGGGGGCGCTGCTTTCATCAAGTTCGCCAGCGATACTTCGATCCATGTGAACTGGGAGCTTGCCGGGCTTCTCGATGCCGATATGAAGCTGCCGGGAATTCACATCTACCGGCTTCCGGTCTTCCAAACCTTTCTAGCGGTGGGAAATGCGACCACCCACTTCGGCTTTACCAACGTGACGACTCCTTGCTTGAGTGAGACATTGACGGTCTGCAGCGACCCCGACCATACGCTCTGGTGGGACGCTGAACATCCGACCGCGTTTGGCCACGCGTTCTTTGCGGTG includes these proteins:
- a CDS encoding SGNH/GDSL hydrolase family protein, which encodes MPFRSLARAIAMLSLAAFGSLAAHAYDSIVVFGDSYNDVGNIYAASTALHNPYPPAPYYKGRFSNGPIWVEHIASDWGLPITPSLLGGTDFAFGGAELLKPVVVEGLPIPSVPMQVDAYLALNHGKADPNALYVLEGGGNDILNATEFDPGKLGCAIATGIYELEKKLRGAGAKNFLVPDMINVGQLPAAGAGGAAFIKFASDTSIHVNWELAGLLDADMKLPGIHIYRLPVFQTFLAVGNATTHFGFTNVTTPCLSETLTVCSDPDHTLWWDAEHPTAFGHAFFAVLVEGRVPNQ
- a CDS encoding energy transducer TonB yields the protein MTPPELDPLQSGNRGLSAGEDEPHLLVEAEGSMWASLIANLRDVFSPVKQPPLQLTSKPIEDNLIVREEPIWKTLGASVQDLFFPRKLPPLQLTSQPVAVIDPMAGQRRIGPGIAAIILVVGSTVALLLWVNVKVRALPPKAVTSEVVDLKPYTPIAPPKMDRMGGGGGGGDRDLVQVSKGKLPKLAKEQITPPQIIRNDHPKLAVEPTIVMPENVPLPNANMPNLGLPTSTQVQLASNGTGSGAGMGSGKNGGLGSGTGGGYGPGSGGGTGGGVYHVGGGVSPPTVLSSVDPEYSDEARRAKYTGIVVVSLIVDPQGNPQHVRVVRALGMGLDEKAVEAVRQYKFKPAMFQGKAVPVEVNIEVNFQIY
- the ileS gene encoding isoleucine--tRNA ligase, giving the protein MSAPPPELKATLTLPKTDFPMKANLPQNEPKRLEAWKESDLYQQIRAARKASSKGQYILHDGPPYANGAIHLGHALNKILKDFVVKSKTMAGYDAPYVPGWDCHGLPIEIKVDEQLGRKKLEMPPIEVRRACREYAQTYVDLQSEQFQRLAVFGQFDRPYLTMSKEYEAKIAETFFEFFEQGFVYKGLKPVYWCIHDRTALAEAEVEYEMHTSPSIYVRYGLKSDPAAIDAALAGKSVNTIIWTTTPWTLPASLAVAFHPELDYVALEFDGQVYIVAEALAAATREACNLPLATEIARFKGTKLDRTVFQHPFLDREILGVNADYVTTEQGTGAVHTAPAHGADDFYTGGRYGLDQSTKVDDAGRIFDGLPEYDGLRVFAANAPIIELVRSRGALMGRSDIYHSYPHCWRCHNPIIFRATEQWFINMDTPMPQRNVDQQKTVILSEAKDLDSPLPATFRQFALAEIDKVKWDPAWGKERISNMVQSRPDWCISRQRIWGVPIAVLACKKCAKIVENRALNRQIVALFEREGADAWYTHEASELVPPGTTCASCGAEEFVKEMDIVDVWFESGCSWNAVLPESQQPADLYLEGNDQYRGWFMSSLLNSVALKQAAPYKMVTTPGWTLDEQGRALSKSLGNYIYPSEVADQLGAEIIRLWVASVDYREDVVASVPLMKRLAEEIYRKLRNTFRFLLGNLHGFDPAKDSLAFEELQPLDQYMLAKTRELTEKVLKWYEEFEFNRIFHAINEFCNADLSALYLDVLKDRMYTFAPTSKERLSAQTALYKITDALVRLVAPILSFTADEVWSYMPKVEGRPASVHLADFPDPSEVTRGSVPEAYLGLPIEKLEDWSRLLRLRGDVLKELEVARREKEIGKALEAKVELSASDKEYELLSYFVGNHKGQLEELFNVSEIALKQLDEGSHIVEVAVGRSLNAKCERCWRYIPGVASYGPWSAVCERCKDALNEMGYAELSASVAQ